CGAATACTGGTGACGGGGGCAACCGGATACGTGGGTAGCCGGCTGGCGGCCCGGCTGCTTGACGAAGGACACTCGGTTCGCGTGTTGGTTCGACAGGCCGACCGATTGAAGCACAAGCCGTGGTTCAGGCGGGTGGAGATCCATGAGGGCGACGTCTGCGAGATATCCAAGCTCAACGATGCCTTGTCCGGCATCCACACCGCCTATTACCTGATCCACAGCATGACTGCCGGCAGCCAGTTCGGTCGTCGCGATGTGGAACTGGCGGGCTCCTTTGGCAGGGTCGCGAGGAGCGTAGGTCTGCAGAGGATCATCTATCTGGGCGGACTCGGTGAGTCCGGCGAAGCTCTGTCGGAGCATCTGCGGTCGCGTCAGGAGACGGGGCAGGCGTTGCGGAGCAGTGGCGTGCCCGTCACGGAGTTGCGGGCGGCGGTGATCGTCGGTGCGGGGAGCATCTCGTTTGAGATGGTTCGCTACCTGACCGAGCGAATCCCCCTCATGATCTGCCCGCGGTGGGTCTTCCGACGGATCCAACCGATTGCGATCGATGACGTCCTTTCCTATCTGGTGGCGGCCCTCGACTTGCCGATCGGAGAGAGCCGAACCATCGAGATCGGCGGGGCCGACGTCCTGACGTATGGCAAGATGATCAAGGGGTACGCACGACTTCGTGGCCTTCGGCGCGTTCTGCTGCCTGTTCCCGTCCTGACGCCAAGGCTGTCCTCCCATTGGGTGCACTGGACTACCCCTGTCCCGGCCACGTATGCCCGTCCATTGATCGAGGGTCTGCGATGCGAGGTTGTCGTCAGGAATGATGATGCGGCAGTCCTGTTTCCTCAGATCCGCCCGATGGGGTATGAGCAAGCCGTAAGCCGTGCGCTGGTCGAGTTGATACCCGAGAGTTTTCAAGACGCTGTGGCGGCTGTTGTCGAACGACCGGTCGGATTGGAGATCTCCCGTACGGTGCTGACCGACCGAGGCATGATCGTCGAAGTATGGCAGAAGACGGTACGGACCACGCCGGAAACCGCCTACAGGGCGTTTTGTAGCCTGGGCGGCAAGCGAGGCTGGTTGTATATGAGCTGGGCGTGGCGGCTGCGTGCCTGGGTGGATCAGTTGGTTGGTGGCGTGGGAATGCGGAGGGGCCGCCCCGAGGACAGGTTGCCGGCGGAGGGGGATCCGATCGACTCCTTTCAAGTGGAGAGGATGGAACCAGGGCGCCTGCTCCGCCTCCGTGCCGACATGAAGTTGCCTGGAGCCGGCTGGCTGCAGTTCGAGGCAAGGCCCGTGACCGAGGAGCTGACCCGGCTGGTCCAAGCGGTCTTCTACGCGCCGCGCGGTGTTTTCGGATTGCTCTATTGGTATACTCTCAACCCCGTGCATCGTTTGATTTTCGCCGGGCTGCTCGAGCGGCTCGCCGACGTGGCAGAACGCGACGGCGCTCCCCGGCGGCATGTGAAGGCGTAGTGCCATATTGATTGGGGCCTCGTCTTCTTCACACCTCGCCCCACAAGAAAGTATGTGAATCTCGTGGCCAAGTTGTGGCCGAACGATTGCAGGAGGTGACCAGACTGCAACTGAAGGGTCGCTAAGCCGGCGCGAGCCGGTGCAAAACCTGCCGGGTGTGGACCAGACAACCGATCAGGCAGCGGTGGCGCCGTTGCCAAGGCGAAGTCGCCGGACGTTATTCTCCGAACCGGGAAAGGCCTTCGACAGTACGGAGAATTCGTAGGCTGCGGTTTTCAGGGCGTCCTTCGGTCATGGGAAGGCCGACCTACGCCATTCACGGTTCTGCACCAGGCAGACAGGTTGGATATGTCGCTCGAGAGTCCAGACATGAGTATCCGGCAGGTTCCGCAAAAACGACACCTTTTGATGTCCGTTCTACGTTGGTTCGACGACGAAGCAGGGCTGGACCAGCTCGCCAAGCGGGATCCGAACCGGGTGGACTGGGTCCGGGTAGTCCCATTCCTGGCCCTTCACGCGGTCTGTTTCGCAGTCATCTGGGTGGGATGGAGCCCCGTGGCGGTCGGTACAGCCGTCGGATTGTACGCCGTGCGGATGCTGGCGATCACAGGCGTCTACCACCGGTACTTCTCTCATCGTTCGTACCGAACGTCCCGGTTCTGGCAGTTCCTCGGCGCGGTGATCGCGGCGACGAGTGCCCAGCGTGGGCCGATCTGGTGGGCCGGCCACCACCGCCACCACCACCGGTATGCGGATCAACCCGAAGATATCCATTCTCCTGTCCAAAGGGGGTTTCTCTGGAGCCATCTGCTTTGGATTCTGACGCCCCGGTACTTTGCGGCGAATAAGGCGATGGTTAAGGAGTGGACGAAGTACCCGGAACTGGTTTGGCTGAATCGTTACAGTATCGTTCCGCCGCTGGCTCTGCTGGCTCTGCTGCTTGGCACCGGCGAGATCCTGCGAGTGTATGTGCCCTCGGCCGGGACTTCGGGGGTGCAGATGGGCGTGTGGGGGTTCTGCATCTCGACGGTTGTTCTCTTCCACGCCACCGCGACAATCAACTCCCTGGATCACCTGATCGGCCGGCGGCGGTACAATACCCCCGATCACAGCCGAAACAACTGGGTCCTGGCGCTGATTACCTTCGGCGAAGGGTGGCACAACAACCACCACCACTATCCGATCTCCGCCCGCCAAGGCTTCTACTGGTGGGAGATCGACATGACCTACTACGTGCTGGTCCTTCTTTCCTGGTTGGGCATCGTTCACGATCTGACACTCGTGCCGCCCCGCAAGCGGGACAGCAATCGCATTGACGATCTGGCGTCGGTACCGGCTTAGGGAGCATTGGGGGAAGTTCCGCATGCGCATCGCCATCATTGGAACAGGCATCTCGGGCATGACCGCTGCTTACCTGCTGCACGGCGCGCATGACGTCACCGTGTTTGAAGCCGACGGCTATATTGGAGGGCACACGCATACGGTGGATGTGGCTGCCGAGGGAACGACCTATTCCGTCGACACGGGTTTCATTGTTTTCAATGAACGGACCTATCCGAATTTCCTCCGCCTTCTGCGCAAACTGGGTGTCTCATGGCAGAACAGCAACATGAGCTTCAGCGTGCGGTGCGAGCGCACCCAGTTGGAGTACTCCCCCAGTTCACTGGACCGGCTCTTCGCCCAGCGTGGCAATCTCATTCGGCCCGCGTTCTGGCGAATGGTCTGGGACATCTTTGCCTTCCGACGACATCTGTCGGATACGGCGGGATTGCCGGAAACGGTGACGCTCGGCGAGCACCTGCGACAGAAGGGATACTCTCGGATGTTTCGAGAGTACTTCATTGTCCCGATGGGAGCCGCGATCTGGTCAGCCGAACCGTGTCGGTTCGAGAACATGCCGGCCTGCATGTTCGCTCGGTTCTTTGCCAATCACGGGTTCTTGAATGTCCACGATCAACCGCAATGGCTCGTCGTCCAGGGAGGATCACGTCAGTACGCCGAGGCGCTGACGGCTCCATTTCACGAGCGCATTCGCCTGAATTGTCCCGTTCGGTCCGTTCGCAGATTCCCTGACGGCGTTGAGGTTGAAGTACCTGGCGTTCCGACCGAACGCTTCGACCACGTAATTGTCGCCACCCACAGTGATCAGGCTCTGCGCCTTTTGGCGGACCCTACCGAGGATGAGCGGCAGATTCTCGGCGCCATTCCCTATCAGGACAACCAGGTGGTCTTGCACACGGATTCGGCGATCCTGCCCAGGCGTCGCAAGGTCTGGGCGAGCTGGAACTACCGCATTCCCTCCACCCCCCAGGACACGGTCGTGGTGACATACGACATGAATATCCTGCAAAGTCTCGACGCGGACCGCGAGTTCTGTGTCACTCTGAACCCGTCCGGCGATATCGACGCGAAGAAGGTTCTGCGCCGAATGGTCTACTCGCACCCCGTCTATACGCCAAGGGCGATGGCCGCACAGCGGCGCCATGGTCAGATCAGCGGCGTGAACCGCACGCATTACTGTGGTGCGTACTGGGGCAATGGCTTCCATGAGGACGGCGTCAACAGCGCCCTGGCCGTTTGTCGGTACTTCGGGAGGGGGCTCGACGATGCATAGCGCGATCTACGAGGGGACGGTCCGTCATCGCCGCTTCGCCCCGGTCCGCCACGAATTTGCCTACCGGCTCTTCATGATGTACCTGGACCTCGCCGAATTGGAGGAGGTATTTCGCGGTCATGTGCTTTGGTCGACGGCGCGTTTCAACCTGGCCTATCTCCGACGGAAGGACCATCTGGGCGATCCGGCGGTATCGATGGATGAGGCGGTCCGTCTGCTGCTTGCGGAGCGAACAGGAGTGCGTCCGATGGGTCCGATCCGCCTGCTGACGCATCTGCGCTACTTCGGGCACTGCTTCAATCCGGTGAGCTTCTTCTACTGCTACGAGGCCGATGGTCAGAGCGTGGAGACAATCGTCGCGGAGATC
The DNA window shown above is from Anaerobaca lacustris and carries:
- a CDS encoding SDR family oxidoreductase: MPQPTRILVTGATGYVGSRLAARLLDEGHSVRVLVRQADRLKHKPWFRRVEIHEGDVCEISKLNDALSGIHTAYYLIHSMTAGSQFGRRDVELAGSFGRVARSVGLQRIIYLGGLGESGEALSEHLRSRQETGQALRSSGVPVTELRAAVIVGAGSISFEMVRYLTERIPLMICPRWVFRRIQPIAIDDVLSYLVAALDLPIGESRTIEIGGADVLTYGKMIKGYARLRGLRRVLLPVPVLTPRLSSHWVHWTTPVPATYARPLIEGLRCEVVVRNDDAAVLFPQIRPMGYEQAVSRALVELIPESFQDAVAAVVERPVGLEISRTVLTDRGMIVEVWQKTVRTTPETAYRAFCSLGGKRGWLYMSWAWRLRAWVDQLVGGVGMRRGRPEDRLPAEGDPIDSFQVERMEPGRLLRLRADMKLPGAGWLQFEARPVTEELTRLVQAVFYAPRGVFGLLYWYTLNPVHRLIFAGLLERLADVAERDGAPRRHVKA
- a CDS encoding acyl-CoA desaturase, with product MSVLRWFDDEAGLDQLAKRDPNRVDWVRVVPFLALHAVCFAVIWVGWSPVAVGTAVGLYAVRMLAITGVYHRYFSHRSYRTSRFWQFLGAVIAATSAQRGPIWWAGHHRHHHRYADQPEDIHSPVQRGFLWSHLLWILTPRYFAANKAMVKEWTKYPELVWLNRYSIVPPLALLALLLGTGEILRVYVPSAGTSGVQMGVWGFCISTVVLFHATATINSLDHLIGRRRYNTPDHSRNNWVLALITFGEGWHNNHHHYPISARQGFYWWEIDMTYYVLVLLSWLGIVHDLTLVPPRKRDSNRIDDLASVPA
- a CDS encoding NAD(P)/FAD-dependent oxidoreductase, with protein sequence MRIAIIGTGISGMTAAYLLHGAHDVTVFEADGYIGGHTHTVDVAAEGTTYSVDTGFIVFNERTYPNFLRLLRKLGVSWQNSNMSFSVRCERTQLEYSPSSLDRLFAQRGNLIRPAFWRMVWDIFAFRRHLSDTAGLPETVTLGEHLRQKGYSRMFREYFIVPMGAAIWSAEPCRFENMPACMFARFFANHGFLNVHDQPQWLVVQGGSRQYAEALTAPFHERIRLNCPVRSVRRFPDGVEVEVPGVPTERFDHVIVATHSDQALRLLADPTEDERQILGAIPYQDNQVVLHTDSAILPRRRKVWASWNYRIPSTPQDTVVVTYDMNILQSLDADREFCVTLNPSGDIDAKKVLRRMVYSHPVYTPRAMAAQRRHGQISGVNRTHYCGAYWGNGFHEDGVNSALAVCRYFGRGLDDA
- a CDS encoding DUF1365 domain-containing protein, with amino-acid sequence MASMRTASTAPWPFVGTSGGGSTMHSAIYEGTVRHRRFAPVRHEFAYRLFMMYLDLAELEEVFRGHVLWSTARFNLAYLRRKDHLGDPAVSMDEAVRLLLAERTGVRPMGPIRLLTHLRYFGHCFNPVSFFYCYEADGQSVETIVAEITNTPWHERHCYVLPETMNEHRRPWKRYRFPKTFHVSPFIEMDVDYDWRFLEPGERIQIHMEDYVGDGKVFDATLSLRRRPITSGGLTRLLVRYPFMTVQVAAKIHWQALRLWRKGAPFYVHPRKRQASEEATHD